In one window of Cupriavidus necator N-1 DNA:
- a CDS encoding ferritin-like domain-containing protein — MSEIEQEKVVGVLNRILEAELAGVVRYTHYSFLIFGFGRIPIVSWLREQANESLLHAHQAGEWITTLGAYPSLGIGGLLDSHTTDIGAILRESLATEMQALDLYRELLSLVEGCSVALEEYARQLIQLEELHAGDVEKMLRKPGLAAAVQPRQG; from the coding sequence ATGTCGGAAATCGAACAGGAAAAGGTCGTCGGCGTACTCAATCGAATACTCGAAGCTGAGCTCGCTGGTGTTGTGCGCTACACGCACTATTCATTCCTGATATTCGGCTTCGGCCGCATTCCCATCGTGTCGTGGCTGCGTGAGCAGGCGAATGAGTCGCTGCTGCACGCGCACCAGGCCGGCGAATGGATCACGACCCTAGGCGCCTATCCCTCGCTTGGCATTGGCGGACTTCTGGACAGCCACACGACCGATATCGGCGCGATCCTGCGTGAATCGCTTGCGACGGAGATGCAGGCCCTGGATCTGTACCGTGAGCTGCTAAGCCTGGTCGAGGGGTGCTCCGTCGCGCTGGAAGAGTATGCGCGGCAGTTGATCCAGCTGGAGGAACTGCACGCGGGAGATGTCGAGAAAATGCTGCGCAAGCCCGGCCTTGCGGCGGCGGTGCAGCCTCGGCAGGGTTGA
- the phbB gene encoding acetoacetyl-CoA reductase, whose translation MTKRIALVTGGMGGLGEAISIKLHDAGHTVVVTHSPGNANAQDWLAAMAASGREMRAYEVDVSDYDACQACAAQILADVGRVDILVNNAGITRDMAFKKMDKPNWDAVMRTNLDSVFNLTKPLCEGMVERGWGRIINISSVNASKGAFGQTNYAAAKAGMHGFTKSLALEVARKGVTVNTVSPGYLATKMVNAVPKEIMETKILPQIPVGRVGKPEEVAALVAYLCSEDAAYVTGSNIAINGGQHMQ comes from the coding sequence ATGACGAAGAGAATTGCACTGGTAACAGGTGGTATGGGTGGGCTGGGAGAAGCCATCAGCATCAAGTTGCACGACGCAGGCCACACCGTGGTGGTGACGCACTCGCCGGGCAATGCGAACGCCCAGGACTGGCTTGCCGCGATGGCCGCCAGCGGCCGCGAGATGCGTGCCTACGAGGTGGATGTCTCCGACTACGATGCCTGCCAGGCTTGCGCTGCGCAGATCCTGGCTGACGTAGGTCGCGTAGATATCCTGGTGAACAACGCCGGCATTACCCGCGACATGGCCTTCAAGAAGATGGACAAGCCGAACTGGGATGCCGTGATGCGGACCAACCTCGACTCGGTGTTCAATCTCACCAAGCCGCTTTGCGAAGGCATGGTCGAACGCGGCTGGGGACGCATCATCAACATCTCGTCGGTCAACGCATCCAAGGGCGCCTTTGGTCAGACCAACTATGCAGCCGCCAAGGCCGGGATGCACGGCTTCACCAAGTCGCTGGCACTGGAAGTGGCAAGAAAGGGCGTGACCGTCAACACCGTCTCTCCGGGCTACCTTGCCACCAAGATGGTCAACGCCGTGCCCAAGGAAATCATGGAGACCAAGATCCTGCCGCAGATTCCGGTCGGCCGCGTCGGCAAGCCGGAAGAAGTCGCCGCACTGGTTGCCTACCTGTGCTCGGAGGATGCGGCCTACGTGACCGGGTCCAATATCGCCATCAACGGCGGGCAGCACATGCAGTAA
- a CDS encoding ABC transporter ATP-binding protein/permease encodes MSAVPESRVTGTTSAQGKRPVTSTRHVWTRYWAIAKPYWFSREKWKASGLLVLLILLLLGQTQTEVLIVKQTGEFTSALAAQDADRFWASITKCLYILMVAVPIYAVYYYLRNKLGLLWRRWLTSHYLDRYFKSRVYYKLNSDAAIDNPDQRIAEDINTFTRQSLFFLSIGIGALLQLIAFSAVLWSISRELVYFLVIYAIAGTFISIFFFGRVLIGLNFFQLRREADFRFSLIRVRENAESIAFYRGEALESTHVSGRFGKAFQNFDRLIKWQLSLNMFQYAYGFLTILLPSAIVASRVLSGELEVGSAIQAAGAFAAILNALTVIVDNFEDLSRFVAGLDRLDTFSIALTGTAAASVKPATTIESIHDSRLALEHVTLRTPNQERTLVTDLTLSVNPGEGLLIVGASGGGKSSLMRAIAGLWNNGTGCIVRPMPQEMLFLPQHPYMVVGSLRSQLLYPNHIGQRIPDEELLKLLEMVNLKDIAGRFGGLDTEVDWGKVLSLGEQQRLTIARVLLSKPRYVMLDEATSALDIRNEESMYQLLADLQATLVSVSHRPTLLKFHHQVLELPGNGKWWLHPTRDYRLGW; translated from the coding sequence ATGAGCGCCGTTCCTGAGTCGCGGGTCACCGGCACCACTTCGGCCCAAGGGAAACGCCCCGTCACTTCCACCCGGCACGTGTGGACCCGATACTGGGCCATTGCAAAACCTTACTGGTTCTCGCGGGAAAAATGGAAAGCCTCGGGCTTGCTGGTCCTGCTGATCCTGCTGCTGTTGGGCCAGACCCAGACCGAGGTACTGATCGTCAAGCAGACCGGTGAATTCACTTCGGCCCTGGCGGCGCAAGACGCGGATCGCTTCTGGGCCTCGATCACGAAGTGTCTTTATATCCTGATGGTGGCAGTTCCCATCTACGCTGTTTATTACTACCTGAGGAATAAGCTTGGCCTGCTCTGGAGGCGCTGGCTGACCAGTCACTATCTGGACCGGTATTTCAAAAGCCGGGTCTACTACAAGCTCAATTCAGATGCCGCGATCGACAACCCGGACCAGCGCATCGCGGAGGACATCAATACCTTCACGCGGCAATCCCTGTTTTTCCTTTCGATCGGCATCGGCGCGCTGCTGCAGCTCATTGCATTCAGCGCCGTCCTGTGGTCGATCTCCAGGGAGCTGGTCTACTTTCTTGTCATCTATGCCATCGCCGGCACATTCATCTCCATCTTCTTCTTCGGCCGCGTCCTGATCGGCCTGAACTTCTTCCAGCTAAGGCGGGAGGCGGATTTCCGCTTCAGCCTGATCCGGGTGCGTGAGAACGCCGAGTCCATCGCGTTCTATCGCGGCGAAGCGCTGGAATCAACCCATGTGAGCGGCCGTTTCGGTAAGGCCTTCCAGAACTTCGACCGCCTCATCAAGTGGCAGCTGAGCCTGAACATGTTCCAGTATGCCTATGGCTTCCTGACCATCCTGCTGCCCAGCGCCATCGTCGCTTCACGCGTGCTTTCCGGCGAGCTTGAAGTCGGCAGCGCCATCCAGGCGGCCGGCGCGTTCGCCGCCATACTGAACGCGCTGACCGTGATCGTTGACAACTTTGAAGACCTGAGCCGGTTCGTGGCGGGGCTGGATCGACTGGACACATTCTCCATCGCGCTGACCGGGACGGCAGCAGCCTCCGTGAAGCCGGCCACCACGATCGAGTCCATCCATGACTCCCGCCTGGCGCTGGAACATGTCACCTTGCGCACGCCGAATCAAGAGCGAACGCTGGTCACTGACCTGACCCTGTCGGTCAACCCGGGAGAGGGCCTGCTCATCGTCGGCGCCAGCGGCGGCGGCAAGAGTTCCCTGATGCGCGCGATCGCCGGATTGTGGAACAACGGCACGGGATGCATCGTGCGGCCAATGCCGCAGGAGATGCTATTCCTGCCGCAGCATCCTTACATGGTGGTCGGCAGCCTGCGCAGCCAGCTGCTGTACCCGAACCACATTGGCCAGCGGATCCCGGACGAGGAGCTTCTGAAGTTGCTGGAGATGGTCAACCTGAAGGACATCGCTGGCCGGTTTGGCGGCCTGGACACGGAAGTGGACTGGGGGAAAGTCCTGTCTCTTGGCGAGCAACAGCGGCTGACCATCGCTCGCGTACTGCTCTCAAAACCGCGCTATGTCATGCTGGACGAAGCGACCAGTGCCCTGGATATCCGCAATGAGGAAAGCATGTACCAGTTGCTGGCCGACCTGCAGGCGACGCTTGTCAGCGTCAGCCACCGCCCCACTCTGCTGAAATTCCACCACCAGGTCCTGGAACTGCCCGGGAACGGAAAGTGGTGGCTGCATCCGACCAGGGACTATCGCCTGGGGTGGTAG
- a CDS encoding transporter → MQAGIVEAGYGSDPVGLVSGFLFEPGGPVREIDSRAAAAWLQQMPSVPPDAAHHRPFLWLHFNLSHSACERWMKGQLALPDEFFEALRQGSRSTRIERLDAALLAVVNDVIYNFGVTSTDISTLWAHADHRLLVTARARPLRSVDRLREAVRRGEAFRSPLDLVVHLLRDQADVLVQIVRETGVNVDQIEDQLLSQRLHGNRADLGSMRRGLVRLQRLLAPEPGALFRLLNRPPAWLQESDLQELRESTEEFSLVLNDLAALVERIKLLQEEIAAKLNEQTNRTLFTLTLVTVLALPINIVAGFFGMNVGGIPLAGHPHGFWVLVALVASFTVLAGRWAFRKQAG, encoded by the coding sequence ATGCAAGCGGGCATTGTCGAGGCCGGCTATGGCTCGGACCCGGTCGGTCTGGTCAGCGGTTTTCTGTTCGAACCCGGCGGACCGGTGCGCGAGATTGATTCCCGCGCCGCAGCGGCATGGCTGCAGCAGATGCCGTCAGTACCGCCGGACGCCGCGCACCATCGCCCCTTCCTGTGGCTACACTTCAACCTGTCGCACAGCGCATGCGAACGCTGGATGAAGGGCCAGCTGGCCCTGCCGGACGAATTCTTCGAGGCCCTGCGGCAGGGTTCGCGCTCGACGCGGATCGAGCGCCTGGACGCCGCCCTGCTGGCCGTGGTCAACGACGTGATCTACAACTTCGGCGTCACGTCGACGGATATCTCCACGCTCTGGGCCCACGCCGACCACCGCTTGCTGGTGACGGCCCGCGCCAGGCCGCTGCGTTCCGTGGACCGGCTGCGCGAGGCGGTGCGGCGCGGAGAGGCATTCCGCTCGCCACTGGACCTTGTGGTGCACCTGTTGCGTGACCAGGCCGACGTGCTGGTGCAGATCGTGCGCGAGACCGGTGTGAACGTCGACCAGATCGAGGACCAGTTGCTGTCGCAGCGCCTGCACGGCAACCGCGCCGACCTGGGTTCGATGCGGCGCGGGCTGGTGCGGCTGCAACGGCTGCTGGCGCCCGAGCCCGGCGCCCTGTTCCGGCTGTTGAACCGGCCGCCGGCCTGGCTGCAGGAATCGGACTTGCAGGAGTTGCGTGAATCGACCGAGGAATTCTCGCTGGTACTCAACGACCTGGCCGCGCTGGTCGAACGCATCAAGCTGTTGCAGGAAGAAATTGCCGCCAAGCTCAACGAGCAAACCAACCGCACGCTGTTCACGCTGACGCTGGTGACTGTGCTGGCGCTTCCGATCAATATCGTGGCCGGCTTCTTCGGCATGAATGTGGGCGGCATTCCGCTGGCCGGACACCCGCACGGCTTTTGGGTACTGGTGGCGCTAGTGGCAAGTTTCACGGTACTGGCCGGGCGCTGGGCATTCCGCAAGCAGGCCGGGTAG
- a CDS encoding DUF4440 domain-containing protein has protein sequence MKLLRIAALAFVLSGCAMNQGAPGTAQASRTESCKMTSEQEIAALFDRWNRSLQTGDPHKVVANYAERSILLPTVSNKPRLTVAEKEDYFHHFLQNGPSGKIDFRTIELGCNSAVDSGLYTFTFARTGAVVKARFTYTYHWDGKQWLITSHHSSAMPEKT, from the coding sequence ATGAAGCTACTTCGCATTGCTGCCCTGGCGTTCGTGCTTTCGGGATGCGCCATGAACCAGGGCGCGCCAGGCACGGCGCAGGCGTCGCGCACAGAAAGCTGCAAGATGACGTCGGAGCAGGAGATTGCGGCGTTGTTTGATCGATGGAATCGGTCACTGCAGACAGGCGATCCACACAAGGTGGTGGCCAACTATGCGGAACGGTCCATTCTTCTTCCGACGGTATCCAACAAGCCTCGCTTGACCGTCGCGGAGAAAGAGGACTATTTCCATCACTTCCTGCAAAACGGTCCGTCCGGGAAGATCGACTTCCGCACCATTGAGCTGGGATGCAATTCCGCGGTGGATTCCGGGCTCTACACCTTCACCTTCGCACGGACGGGCGCCGTGGTGAAGGCCCGCTTTACCTACACCTATCACTGGGATGGCAAGCAATGGCTCATTACAAGCCATCACTCGTCGGCCATGCCGGAGAAGACGTAA
- the phaP3 gene encoding TIGR01841 family phasin PhaP3 produces MSPFMPEQFAAVQKSSLNQLFALTNMAFDGFQKLTELNLQAVRTTLAEGQGNVEAVLAGKDLRDVFAVQSNLAQPAAEKAVAYARHVYEIASNTQVELTKAVEGQYEQHNRNVQAFVDTFVKNAPAGSEAITALLQSSVAAASSTFQSFQDAAKQTAEAAKANFAKTAAAASGAAQQAAPRASKQ; encoded by the coding sequence ATGTCCCCTTTTATGCCCGAGCAATTTGCTGCAGTGCAAAAGTCCAGTCTGAACCAACTGTTCGCGCTGACGAACATGGCTTTTGACGGCTTCCAGAAGTTGACCGAGTTGAACCTGCAGGCAGTCAGGACGACGCTTGCCGAAGGCCAGGGCAATGTCGAAGCGGTGCTGGCCGGAAAGGACCTGCGTGACGTGTTCGCCGTGCAGAGCAATCTGGCCCAGCCCGCCGCGGAGAAGGCGGTTGCGTATGCACGCCACGTGTACGAAATCGCGTCGAACACGCAGGTGGAACTGACCAAGGCGGTCGAGGGCCAGTACGAACAGCACAACCGCAATGTGCAAGCCTTCGTCGACACCTTCGTGAAGAACGCGCCGGCCGGGTCTGAAGCGATCACCGCGCTGCTGCAATCGAGCGTAGCGGCCGCCAGCAGCACCTTTCAATCGTTCCAGGACGCCGCAAAGCAGACGGCTGAAGCCGCCAAGGCCAACTTTGCCAAGACCGCCGCAGCTGCGTCCGGCGCGGCCCAGCAGGCGGCGCCCCGCGCTTCGAAGCAGTAA
- a CDS encoding LysR family transcriptional regulator, with protein MDRFDALQLFTRIVELGSFTGAASALDMPRATATHAIKELEARIGARLLERTTRQVRPTLDGQAFYERSKRVLQDLEDAETSLSTQVANPRGTLRLDLHGTHATMIILPRIGEFRERYPHIDLIVSSGDRLVDLVGEGIDCVVRAGRPRDSSLVARRLADMPEVLCASPGYLAAHGTPQHPSELAQHIGVGFFSHNHDNRYPFTLTVGGEVQEFKARGWISVSDAECYTSSALAGCGLIQVPRFRVAEHLRAGRLVPVLEAWPCPDLPVSALYPFHRQLAPRVRVFVDWVAGLYVERFGPLRGAA; from the coding sequence ATGGACCGCTTCGACGCGCTGCAACTCTTTACCCGGATCGTGGAACTGGGTTCCTTCACCGGCGCCGCCAGCGCGTTGGACATGCCACGGGCCACCGCGACGCACGCCATCAAGGAACTTGAGGCCCGCATCGGCGCGCGCCTGCTGGAGCGCACCACGCGCCAGGTGCGCCCCACGCTGGACGGCCAGGCGTTCTATGAGCGCAGCAAGCGCGTGCTGCAGGACCTGGAAGACGCCGAGACCTCGCTCAGCACGCAGGTGGCCAACCCGCGCGGCACGCTGCGGCTGGACCTGCATGGCACCCACGCCACCATGATCATCCTGCCGCGCATCGGCGAGTTTCGGGAGCGCTATCCGCATATCGACCTGATCGTCAGCAGCGGCGACCGGCTGGTCGACCTGGTCGGGGAGGGCATCGATTGCGTGGTGCGTGCCGGCCGGCCGCGCGATTCCTCGCTGGTGGCCCGGCGTCTTGCGGATATGCCGGAGGTGCTGTGCGCCAGCCCAGGATACCTGGCCGCGCACGGCACGCCGCAACACCCGTCGGAACTGGCGCAACACATCGGCGTGGGGTTCTTCTCGCACAACCATGACAACCGTTATCCCTTCACGCTGACCGTCGGTGGCGAGGTGCAGGAGTTCAAGGCGCGCGGCTGGATCTCGGTGAGCGATGCCGAGTGCTATACCAGCTCGGCCCTGGCCGGCTGCGGCCTGATCCAGGTGCCGCGCTTCCGCGTGGCAGAGCACCTGCGCGCAGGACGGCTGGTGCCCGTGCTTGAGGCCTGGCCCTGCCCGGACTTGCCGGTGTCAGCGCTGTATCCGTTCCACCGGCAGCTGGCGCCGCGGGTGCGGGTGTTTGTCGATTGGGTGGCCGGGTTGTACGTGGAGCGGTTCGGGCCGCTCCGGGGGGCGGCCTGA
- a CDS encoding TolC family protein, which produces MRKPDSLAIPLTLVAAVTLAGCATASLDLAPPASDRPWQPETTASGEIVPGAASKPAPATRPSDYTLPANTALASVPPPAALDTTHAYTLPELIDLAESTNPLTRIAWNDARNAALAAGIARSSYLPYISAAAMGGYQNGHSASSTALGTLGANASTHGAVSVLSLQWLLFDFGERAGIVDATEQASIAANIGFTAAHQKIIHEVSTAFYRYQAARSRATTVQQAMRNADAVLAAAKARYQRGIGTVVEVAQATQNRAQTNLATVQAQGAETDAYLALVTAIGISPLSRPQIAEMPVRLLSPAMRSSIEQIVERAIASRPDVLAAYAIERASQAKVRAAEAGFMPKVFMSAFTSYASGGSAITAIPPVGQQPPTVNLNGYRYGASVFLGVTVPIYDGGVRSAVLAQARNDADSASARLTRAKEESVRQIVVSQSALESSLAAYDAARALAEAAQITYDAAFAAYSKGVGPVTEANLAQNQLLLARNASADAYNGALAAAATLALATGSVGAVRDGGEWPVR; this is translated from the coding sequence ATGCGCAAACCTGATTCGCTGGCGATCCCGCTGACACTGGTCGCCGCCGTGACGCTGGCCGGATGTGCCACCGCGTCGCTCGACCTGGCCCCGCCGGCCTCCGACCGGCCATGGCAGCCCGAGACCACCGCGTCCGGCGAGATCGTGCCGGGCGCGGCCAGCAAGCCGGCACCGGCAACCCGGCCATCCGACTACACGCTGCCGGCCAACACCGCGCTGGCATCCGTGCCCCCGCCAGCTGCACTCGATACCACGCACGCTTACACGCTGCCCGAGCTGATCGACCTAGCAGAATCCACCAACCCGCTGACCCGGATTGCCTGGAACGACGCGCGCAATGCCGCACTGGCCGCCGGCATCGCCAGGAGCAGCTACCTGCCGTACATCTCCGCGGCGGCGATGGGCGGCTACCAGAACGGACACAGCGCTTCGTCCACGGCGCTGGGCACGCTGGGCGCAAACGCGTCGACGCATGGCGCGGTCTCGGTGCTGTCGCTGCAGTGGCTGCTGTTCGATTTCGGCGAGCGCGCGGGCATTGTCGATGCCACTGAACAGGCATCGATTGCCGCGAACATCGGCTTTACCGCGGCGCACCAGAAGATCATTCACGAAGTCAGCACGGCGTTCTATCGCTACCAGGCCGCGCGTTCGCGCGCGACCACCGTGCAGCAGGCGATGCGCAACGCCGATGCCGTGCTTGCCGCCGCCAAGGCGCGCTACCAGCGCGGCATCGGCACCGTGGTGGAAGTCGCCCAGGCCACGCAGAATCGAGCGCAGACCAATCTCGCCACGGTGCAGGCGCAAGGGGCCGAAACCGATGCCTACCTGGCACTGGTCACGGCCATCGGCATCTCCCCGCTTTCCAGGCCCCAAATAGCCGAGATGCCGGTGCGGCTCCTGTCGCCGGCCATGCGCAGCTCGATCGAGCAGATCGTTGAACGTGCGATTGCAAGCCGGCCAGACGTGCTGGCGGCCTATGCCATCGAACGCGCCAGCCAGGCCAAGGTCAGGGCGGCAGAGGCCGGCTTCATGCCCAAGGTGTTCATGTCTGCATTCACGTCGTACGCGTCCGGCGGCTCGGCAATCACCGCGATTCCGCCGGTCGGCCAGCAGCCGCCCACGGTCAACCTGAACGGCTACCGCTACGGCGCCAGCGTGTTCCTGGGCGTGACCGTACCGATCTACGACGGCGGGGTGCGCTCCGCGGTGCTGGCACAGGCGCGCAACGACGCCGACAGCGCGTCGGCCAGGCTGACGCGCGCCAAGGAAGAGTCCGTGCGCCAGATCGTGGTCAGCCAGAGCGCGCTCGAATCGAGCCTGGCCGCCTACGATGCGGCCAGGGCACTGGCCGAGGCCGCGCAGATTACCTATGACGCTGCCTTCGCCGCGTATAGCAAGGGCGTGGGGCCTGTCACCGAAGCCAATCTGGCGCAGAACCAGTTACTGCTGGCGCGCAATGCGTCTGCCGACGCCTATAACGGGGCGCTCGCCGCTGCGGCGACATTGGCGCTTGCGACGGGGTCGGTCGGCGCGGTGCGCGATGGAGGTGAATGGCCGGTGCGGTGA
- a CDS encoding universal stress protein — translation MFKHILLATDGSELSRMAMDAAIGFVKAGGARLTAYTCMEEYPYVASGDSGHPRRKAFEEQEAAHATARLEVVVAAARAAGVTCETDMTTSVPYKGIIDAAARHGCDVIFMASHGRRGLEGLLVGSETQKVLTHCRVPVLVYR, via the coding sequence GTGTTCAAGCACATTTTGCTGGCCACCGATGGCTCAGAACTTTCAAGAATGGCAATGGACGCGGCCATTGGCTTTGTCAAAGCCGGTGGCGCCAGGCTGACGGCCTATACGTGCATGGAAGAGTATCCCTACGTGGCGTCAGGCGATTCCGGCCATCCCAGGCGCAAGGCCTTCGAAGAGCAGGAGGCCGCGCATGCAACCGCTAGGCTGGAAGTGGTTGTTGCTGCAGCCAGGGCCGCGGGAGTCACATGCGAAACGGATATGACGACCTCGGTACCCTACAAGGGCATCATCGATGCCGCCGCGAGGCACGGGTGTGACGTGATCTTCATGGCGTCGCACGGCCGCAGGGGCCTGGAGGGGCTGTTGGTCGGCAGTGAAACCCAGAAAGTTCTCACCCATTGCCGGGTCCCTGTCCTCGTCTACCGCTAA